The region CAAGAAAGAGTGTTTGAAAGATTCTACATGGCAGACAAGAGTAGAGGTAAACAAAGCACAGGTTTAGGACTTTCCATAGTAAAACATATAGTAGAATACCATAATGGCAAAATTACACTAAAAAGTGAAAAAGACAAAGGAACAGAAATAACAATAGAGCTAAATATATGCCCCCGGCACTAACTTACTAACTTATTGTCGCAAGGTGACAGAAGAATTCTCCTGTCACTTTTTGGGTTATCTCAAGGCAAGATGGAAAGGTAAGGTGGATATTGTTTAGATTCTATTTTTGGGAGAAAGAATGAAATTAAAAATATTTGTAGAATAAGCAAACCTAGTAAGAATTTTCATGTATGAAAACAAAGATTAAGTCGAGGTATATGTTTATAAGGTGTTGACTTAAGATATATACAAGAATTATTAGGATATTCTAGTTCAAAGACTACAGAAATATATACCCATGTAACCCTGAAAAGCATACAAAATATTTCTAGTCCACTTGATATGATAGTTAGCAGGGATAACCAAGTTTAATCTGAAGGTTATGTTATAAGTATTAACGACAGTTAGAAACAATGACTATAAGGGATATTAGACGACGTATGTCGTGAAAGCGATAGTTAGGTGAAATAAAAACTTTCTGTGTAGAATGCAATTTGTTGATACCAGATTGTTTATTTAAAGTAAATATTGCATAGCAATAATTACATAAATGATAGGAGGGTTTGCATTAATGGATTTTGTTAAACAAATTATTGACTACATTCCGATTAATGAGCAAGAAACACAAGACAAGAAAATAATTCTAGATTATATTAAGTTGTTTCCTAAAACTGTATTATTAAGAGATAATGAAGTTGCTCATATTAAGTCCTTGTCATCATATATACACAAATGATCTCTAACAAATTTTTCAGCAGTATAATTAGTATTTTGTATGTCCTTAGGATATTTTAGTGATGTCACTATTTTTATTTTTATATTCTTTAAGTTCATTTTCTGTCCACTCAAAATTTTGTTTAATTATTACATTAGTGCCATTTATGTTAGAAAGACACAGTGGTTTTGCATCTAATTTTATATTAGTTTTCGAATCCTTCTGTATTGCATTATGCTGCTCTTTTAGTTTTTTTATCATATCATCTTGAGAAATTAATAAGGAAAAGCTATGTGTATGGTTATTTTCATTTTTTTCAAAATTAATATCTATGACATTTTTCTCATTAATATTTATTCTAAAAAATTTATAGCCTTCAGGTATATTATCAGGTACTTTAAATTTAAAATCAATGAAGTCCATTGCCCTATCTAGAGTAGTAAAGTGTTTAGTGGGGGAATAGAATGAAAATTCGCTATTTTTATCTTTTAAGTTTGTAGCATTTGTCAATGTTGTGGTTCCAAGTACTATAAATAGCACAACAGCTATTATAGATATTTTATAGGAATCTTTTTTAAACCTTTTTATCATTGTAATTCTCCTTTCAATTTGAGATTTACTTTCATAAAAGTTCACAGGAAGTATATCAATGGATTGGCTGTTCTTGTACAGGAAAGTTTCAATCTTGATCCTTTTTCAAGAAGTCTATTTATCTTTCTACAGTTCCTTTGTTATGTAGAAGAACGCCTTCTTATCCTATTGTATCTATACAGGAAATGATTATGTCCTGTAATCTTTACGCATCTTTCTAGTTCTATACGAAAAGTATTATATAGCGAATCATCTGACATATAAATAAAAATTGGACGAATTTTTTTAAAAATATAATTTTCTAATTCTTCAAAGGAGGCATTACTGTTTTTTAATAGATAGAATTTATAGATAACATTAAATACATCTGGATAATTCTCTTCATTATAGTTTGCTTCCTTTGCTTCTAATGGGACATCTATTCCTGTAATGGTAGAAATCACATTCAAATAAATTGCTGTGGGTAAAAAGAGTTCTTTAGATTCATTCAGTACAAACAATAGAAGCTCAAATGCAAATTCATATTCTTTCCTTTTTAAATAACCTATAGCAGTATTGTATATGTATATAATTATTTGTTTCTTATCTTTATGTATATGTTTTTTGAAGAGAGGCAATATTTGTTTTACTTCATCATTCCATTCATTTGACTTCATTTCATCTATTAAGTCTAATTTAATAGAGTAAGTTCTTAATAATCCAAGAATATTATCTTTTTCCATATAGATTTTTTGGACTTTTAATAAATTCTCTGTGGCTTCAAGATAGTATTTTTTTCTTATGAGAGTATTTATATAATTACATTGAAGTCGAAGAGATTTAATGTTTTGCAAACTGACAACTTGGTTTATTTCTTCTAAGTCTTTTAAATTGCCAAAATTATAAAAGTAACTATGTATTCTATCGGCTAGTATTAGCTGTATGCTGGATTCATATATTGGGAGTAGTTCTAAGCATTTTTTTATATCCTCTTCTAAATCAACTGTCAAAAAATTTTGTATAAGATTAATTACGTATATGAGTTCCTTTTCGAGTACAAAGTTTTCGTAAGGGGTAAGAGCTTTCGTATAATCAATAATTAAGTTATTTAATAATTCATCATTATAATTTTCAAAAGCATCGATGATCTTTTTATGAAACTTCTCATGTATTACTGATAGGTCTTTTTCATAATTGTATTCTAGTCCCAATTTTTTAAGTAGTTCATCATATATGTCATCATTTTTAATGATTTTTGTATTTTCTATGGCAGAAAGAGTAGTAGGAGAACATATATACTCTTCATCGTCTTTGACGAAGTCATTTATACCCCATGAATCAGGATGGCTCTCTTTATAGTAATTTGTTCTATAAAATTTAATTACAAGACCTAATTTCATTTTATGATCATTAGGAATATCTAGAAAAACCATTTAAACACCCCTCTTATAAACATATGTTTTATAAATTGAATATAAAAATATTACAAAGGTTTTAATAAAATAATATGTCAATTACGTAATTATATTTATGCAGTCAAAAAAGTCAAGAATGTTTGCAAAATTAGCAACGAAAAAAAAGTTATGCTAATTTCAACATATGTAACTCTAAAATTGCTAAACTCTATATAGAATAAAAAACTCAATTCAAATATCATGAAAGGAGGTTTAAGTATGACTATTGTTAGAACTGGTAAGGCTTATAATCAACCATGTGATGTTAACTTCTTCTGTAAAATAAAAAAATAACAATTAAAAATTGAGTGTACATTACATTAAAATCATATTACAAATAGGTAAAAAAGTCAAAATGTTTGAAAAATTAACAATGAAAAAAAGTTATAATCAACCATGTGATGTTAACTTCTTCTGTAAAATAAAAGGGTAAAAGAATGGAGTACTAAATAATACATCATTGAAAGCATTTTTTTATGTTGATTGAGTAGTATCTATGCTTGTTATATCTTTATAACAAGCATAGATGGTTTACTAGGAGGTGGTTATATGGAATTAAGTCAATATAGTATATTAACGAAAAAAGGAAATGATTATTTATTAATTAATACTAAAACTGGCTATGTCGTGAAAATATATGGTGACATTGAAAAGTTGAAATTTGAAAAAATTATAAATACGAAATTTGATTTCGATGATTCTGATAATTTCTATTCTGAATTATTAGAAATGGGTTTTATCGTTGAAGATTTTAAAAATGAGTTTAAACAAGTGAAAAGTAATTTTGATTATTATTTTTCATCAGATTATTTTTTAAGGTTAACTTTAATAGTGACAGAAAATTGTAATTTTAAATGTAAATATTGTTATGAGGAACATAATAATATTTCTTTTACTAAAGAATTATATAATGCAATATATAATACTATCGAAACTGGTATTGTTAATGGTAGATATAAGAATATAGAAATTAATTTTTTTGGTGGTGAGCCAATGCTTCAATATTCACCTATAATAGATTTTTTAAAAAAATTAAACGAACTAATTTTAGAACATAGAGATGTAAACCTTTCATGTACTATGGTTACAAATGGATATTTTTTAACATTACCTAAATACGAAATTTTATCTAAATTAGGAATAAAAAATTACCAAATAACAGTTGATGGTATGCAAAAAGACCATGATTTATATAGACCATTAGTAAATGGTGAAGGAACTTGGAGTATAATTATAAACAATTTAAAAGATATATTAAAAAGCAAGGTGAAATCAAACATTTATTTACGTAGCAACATTAATAGTGATATATCAAAAAAATATTTTGACTTTCTATATTATATTAAGAAAAACTTAGACAATAATTTTATATTGCAACTAAGTCCTATTAAAAAGTTTAGTGAAAATGTAATTGGATGTAGTAATGATGAAAATATTGATGAAATTATTACTTCAATATACGATAAAAGCAAAGAATTAAATATAAAAACTATGATGCAACATGGATTAGATTTTGGTTGTATGGCATGTAAAATGGCATTACCTAATAGCTATGTTATTGATCCTTATGGGAATCTTTCTAAATGTAGTGTTTATTTTAAAGATGATATAACAAAAGTCGGTAAAATTATGGAAGATGGGTTATTACTTTTTAATGAAAAATTATCTTTATGGGATAATGATAAATTAGATTCGAAATGTGAGAACTGCAAACTATTTCCACTTTGTGGGAATAGAAGTTGTCCATACGTAAAAATAAAAAGTCTCAATTCTGAAAGTTGTGAACCGAATAAGAATATAGATACGATTAAAAAATTAGCTATGAAAGGATTGATATAATGAAAAAAAATAATAGTTATTTAAGTCTAAAAAGAAATATAGAAGGAATTTTCCCTCATCAAGTTGCTTCTTATTTTTTATCTGTGATAAACGCTCTATTAAACACCTATTTAATACTGTTAATGCAAAAATTAATTGATTCAGTATCAACTAATAGCGATATTACTCCTATTTTAAAGAGATTTGGGATAGTAATTTTACTATTCCTTATAGAAACATTTATAAATCAGTATTTTTTCAGAGAAACAACTATATTAGGTAGTAATAAAGTACAAACAATCTTATTTGATAAATTATTAAATAAAGATATAAGTTTTTTCTCAAAACAACAAACCGGAGCTCTCAATTCTTTGCTGACTAATGATGCTGAAAATGTTGCAGATTGGATGTCTTCTGGAGTGTTAATAATGCTGATACAATCAACATCTTTTATAATAACATTAGGACTAATGGTTAGATATAGTTTAATCGTAACTTCTATTTTGGTAGTACTTATTGTAGTTTGTTTTTTAGGGACAAATATTGTATCTAATTCCATATCAAAAGCTACTGAAAAATCCTATGAAATTAAAGGTGAGGTAAATCAATTTATATTAGAAAGTTTAAAAACAGTAAATGTTATAAAGGTGCTTAAAAAAGAAGGTTATTTTTATAATAGATTTAGCCAATTAGTCAATGAGAAAAAATTTAAAGTTGATAGAAAGGTAGCTGCACTTTATGCTGTATATATTTCTATTTATGCTATGCTTTCGTGGATAGTGCCTTTTGTGGCTATTGGTCTAGGTGTTTGGTTGACGGCTCAAGGGAAATTAACAATAGGTACTGTAATAGCACTTTATGCATTGGTAGGCAGACTTCAAGAACCAGTTCGAATTTTAGCTGAATCCATTAGCGATAAAAAGGTCGCAATGAAACTAGCAGACAGACTAAATATAATATTAAATAATGACAGAAAAAAGGAAGGAGAAAGAGAAATTTCAGGTTTTGAAGTATTAGATGTCAACATACCTTCTTTTTCATATGACGAGAAGGAGATATTAAAGGATTTAAACATTGAAATCAAGCCTAGTGATGTATTAATTGTAAAAGGTGAAAGTGGTAGCGGAAAATCAACTTTAGCAAATCTTATAATGGGAATTTTGCCTTTTGATAAAGGAAATATTAAAATAAATGGTGATAATATTAAAAGTATTAATAAAAGTTCATGGTGGGAACATGCTTTAATCCAAGGACAAGATCAATTAATATTAGAAGGTACCTTATATGAAAACTTAACATTAGGTGATGAGTATACAGACAATGAAATTAACGAAGTCATTTCTATAGTTTGTCTAGATGATTTTGTAAATGAATATGGTTTAAATTACAAAATTGATGAAAGTGGTAAAAATATAAGTGGAGGTCAGAAACAACGTATTTCTTTGGCGAGAATTTTATTGAGGAAGCCAAAATTATTGATAATGGATGAGCCAACATCTGCTCTCGATGCTGAAACATCTAATCGATTAGTTCAAAACATTATAGAGTTTGCAAATGAAAATGATATGGCTCTATTAATAATATCTCATGGAGATGAATTTGATAAATATGCCACTTCCCAATTAAACTTAGCATATTAAAAGAATCAATAAATATAGCCCCCGGCACTAACTTACTAACCTTTGGTGACAAAAGTAACCTTATCAACTGTTGACATTGTCGACAAAATATGATAACATTTGCAATGGAAATTAAGCCATGAAGGCTTTAACGTTTAATGACTACGGATAATAACCCATGAAGGGATGTTTAAAAGACAGCTCTATTCATGGGTTGTTTTTTTGTCTAAAAAGTAAAAAAATGCAAATTGTATACATAAGAAATTAAGGAGTGAATTGGATATGAATCAGGAAGTGTATGCAAAAAATAAGACACATAATACTGGCCAATATAAAAAATTTATAAGAAAAAAAAGGCTTATAATTTTAGGCTTAATTGTTTCAGTTCTTGTTTTGGCTGTTTTGGCAATTAATGCTGGTTCTTCAAAGCTTAATCCAAAGCAGGTTTTGGATGCAATACTAGGAAAAGGTAGCGATATTTCAGATATAGTAATTTGGCGTATACGTTTACCTAGGGTTTTAGCTGGGATAATTGCAGGAGCAGGTTTGTCAGTAGCTGGTTGTGTAATGCAAAACAATTTAAGAAATCCTTTGGCTTCTCCATCAACTTTGGGGATATCAAATGCAGCGGCATTTGGAGCAAACTTGGCTATTATAGTATTTGGTGCTGGTAGCACTCATAGTTCTAGTGCGGATGCTGTAAATATAAGCAATCCATATTTAGTTACTATTTCTGCTTTTGTATGTGCTATGGCAGCAGTTTTTATTGTAATAATGCTTGCAAAGTTGCGTGGATTTAGGCCAGAAGCTATAGTTTTAGCAGGAATAGCAATTGGTTCTCTTTTTTCCGCTGGAACTATTTTAGTTCAGTACTTTGCACAGGATACAAAAGTAGCAGCAGCAGTTTTTTGGTCTTTTGGAGATCTTGGTCGAGTTTCTTGGAAAGAAGTAATCATTTTGGCATGTGTTGTTGGTTCATCAATAATATATTTTATGTTTAGAAGATGGGATTATAATGCTTTTGACAGTGGTGAAGAATCTGCAAAAAGTCTTGGTGTTAATGTAGAAAGAGTACGTTTTGAAGGGATGTTAATATCATCTTTAATTACTGCAGTTGCAGTTTCATTCCTAGGCATTATCGGATTTATTGGACTTATAGGGCCTCAAATAATGAGAAGGTTTATAGGAGGGGATCATCGTTTCTTGATCCCAGCTTCAGCACTTATGGGTTCATTAATTCTTTTATTATCTGATACTGTAGCAAGAACAATTATTGCACCAGTGGTATTACCTGTAGGTGTTATTACATCTTTTCTAGGGGCACCATTGTTCTTATATTTATTAATAAGGGGGTATGAAAATTGACGATTTTGTCTGTTAATGGATTGGAATTTAAATACTCTAGTCATTCAGTTTTAAACGGTGTATCTTTTTCTTTGGAAAAAGGAGAATGTTTAGCTATACTCGGAACAAATGGAACTGGAAAATCCACCTTATTAAAATGTCTAAACAGAATTTTAAAGCCGCAAATGGGTACTGTTCTTATTGAGGATAGTGATATTAAGGAATTGAATAGGATAGAATTGGCGAAAAAAATAGTCTATGTTTCTCAAAATGGTAGAAGTTCTAGAAGTACTGTTTTTGACACAATACTACTGGGAAGAAAACCATATATAAAATGGGACGTTACAAAAAATGATTTAGATATAGTAAATAATGTTATTAAAACCCTAGGTCTTGAGGATTATTCCTTGAGATATACAGATGAGTTAAGTGGTGGAGAACTTCAAAAGGTATTGATAGGAAGGGCACTTGCTCAGGAGCCAGAGGTACTTATGCTTGATGAACCTACAAGTAGCCTTGACTTAAAAAATCAACTAGAAGTAATAAATATAATAAAAGAAATAGTTAGGGAAAAACAAATAGCTGCTATAGTGACAATACATGATTTAAATTTAGCACTTAGATTTGCAGATAAGTTTATGTTTCTAAAGGATGGTAAGGTTTTTACTGCTGGGGGAATGGAGATAATGACTCCTGAAAATATAGAAAAGGTTTATTCAGTGCCTGTAAACATTGAAACATATAATAACAATCCAGTTGTAATACCTTTGTAAAATATGAACTTAAAATAGAAAGAAGGTGAATTAGAATGATGGATGTAGAATTTTTTAAATCACAATGGCAAAAGGCTGTAGAAAAATCTATATATCTTAGCTCATGCAATAGTGCTAGAACAACAAATGCACAAAAAATAGCAAATTTCTGGGATGATAAATCTGCTAAATATGATGATTCATGTGCTCAAGATTATAGAAGGGTAGAGAAGGTATTAGATATATTACACAATGAAAATTATATTAACAAAGAATCATCTGTTCTTGAAATAGCAAGTGGAACTGGGATATATACAATACCAATTTCAAAGTGTGTAAAGGATGTAGTTACAATAGATATTTCTAAAAAGATGATAGAAGTTCTTAATGAAAAAGCTAATAAAGCTGGGGCTAAAAATATAGCACCTTTAAATGAAAATTGGAATGAATTAAATTTAAAGGAAAAGGGACTTTATAAAAAATTTGATTTAGTATTGTCAGCGCTTAATCCTTCAATAAAAGACTTTGATGCTCTAAATAAAATGAATGAGGCTTCAAAGGGAGCCTGTTGTCTTGTGAGTTGGGCAGGTCCTGTTGAAGACAAAGTAGCTAGTGATTTAAGTAGTATAATATTGGATGAAAAAGATAGTAAAAAACTACAGAGAAGAGCGTTCGATATAATATATTCATTTTCTATATTATACTCAATGGGATATTTCCCTAAAATTGATTATGTAGATTTTGGTTATACAATTGAGGAAAGTTATGATGAGGCAGTAGATAGACTGTGTAAAAAATACTCTGCTTATGTTGATGAAAATATAAAAGTAAAAGATAAAATCACTAAATACATAGAGGAAAATATAGTTGATGGAGTATTTAGAGAGTCTT is a window of Anaerosalibacter sp. Marseille-P3206 DNA encoding:
- a CDS encoding radical SAM/SPASM domain-containing protein, yielding MELSQYSILTKKGNDYLLINTKTGYVVKIYGDIEKLKFEKIINTKFDFDDSDNFYSELLEMGFIVEDFKNEFKQVKSNFDYYFSSDYFLRLTLIVTENCNFKCKYCYEEHNNISFTKELYNAIYNTIETGIVNGRYKNIEINFFGGEPMLQYSPIIDFLKKLNELILEHRDVNLSCTMVTNGYFLTLPKYEILSKLGIKNYQITVDGMQKDHDLYRPLVNGEGTWSIIINNLKDILKSKVKSNIYLRSNINSDISKKYFDFLYYIKKNLDNNFILQLSPIKKFSENVIGCSNDENIDEIITSIYDKSKELNIKTMMQHGLDFGCMACKMALPNSYVIDPYGNLSKCSVYFKDDITKVGKIMEDGLLLFNEKLSLWDNDKLDSKCENCKLFPLCGNRSCPYVKIKSLNSESCEPNKNIDTIKKLAMKGLI
- a CDS encoding ABC transporter ATP-binding protein; translated protein: MKKNNSYLSLKRNIEGIFPHQVASYFLSVINALLNTYLILLMQKLIDSVSTNSDITPILKRFGIVILLFLIETFINQYFFRETTILGSNKVQTILFDKLLNKDISFFSKQQTGALNSLLTNDAENVADWMSSGVLIMLIQSTSFIITLGLMVRYSLIVTSILVVLIVVCFLGTNIVSNSISKATEKSYEIKGEVNQFILESLKTVNVIKVLKKEGYFYNRFSQLVNEKKFKVDRKVAALYAVYISIYAMLSWIVPFVAIGLGVWLTAQGKLTIGTVIALYALVGRLQEPVRILAESISDKKVAMKLADRLNIILNNDRKKEGEREISGFEVLDVNIPSFSYDEKEILKDLNIEIKPSDVLIVKGESGSGKSTLANLIMGILPFDKGNIKINGDNIKSINKSSWWEHALIQGQDQLILEGTLYENLTLGDEYTDNEINEVISIVCLDDFVNEYGLNYKIDESGKNISGGQKQRISLARILLRKPKLLIMDEPTSALDAETSNRLVQNIIEFANENDMALLIISHGDEFDKYATSQLNLAY
- a CDS encoding FecCD family ABC transporter permease, translating into MNQEVYAKNKTHNTGQYKKFIRKKRLIILGLIVSVLVLAVLAINAGSSKLNPKQVLDAILGKGSDISDIVIWRIRLPRVLAGIIAGAGLSVAGCVMQNNLRNPLASPSTLGISNAAAFGANLAIIVFGAGSTHSSSADAVNISNPYLVTISAFVCAMAAVFIVIMLAKLRGFRPEAIVLAGIAIGSLFSAGTILVQYFAQDTKVAAAVFWSFGDLGRVSWKEVIILACVVGSSIIYFMFRRWDYNAFDSGEESAKSLGVNVERVRFEGMLISSLITAVAVSFLGIIGFIGLIGPQIMRRFIGGDHRFLIPASALMGSLILLLSDTVARTIIAPVVLPVGVITSFLGAPLFLYLLIRGYEN
- a CDS encoding ABC transporter ATP-binding protein; the protein is MTILSVNGLEFKYSSHSVLNGVSFSLEKGECLAILGTNGTGKSTLLKCLNRILKPQMGTVLIEDSDIKELNRIELAKKIVYVSQNGRSSRSTVFDTILLGRKPYIKWDVTKNDLDIVNNVIKTLGLEDYSLRYTDELSGGELQKVLIGRALAQEPEVLMLDEPTSSLDLKNQLEVINIIKEIVREKQIAAIVTIHDLNLALRFADKFMFLKDGKVFTAGGMEIMTPENIEKVYSVPVNIETYNNNPVVIPL
- a CDS encoding class I SAM-dependent methyltransferase, with translation MMDVEFFKSQWQKAVEKSIYLSSCNSARTTNAQKIANFWDDKSAKYDDSCAQDYRRVEKVLDILHNENYINKESSVLEIASGTGIYTIPISKCVKDVVTIDISKKMIEVLNEKANKAGAKNIAPLNENWNELNLKEKGLYKKFDLVLSALNPSIKDFDALNKMNEASKGACCLVSWAGPVEDKVASDLSSIILDEKDSKKLQRRAFDIIYSFSILYSMGYFPKIDYVDFGYTIEESYDEAVDRLCKKYSAYVDENIKVKDKITKYIEENIVDGVFRESLKSKIGIITWQVKNI